The DNA region GGTTCCAATTGCAGCATTTTGTTTTTTGTTCTCTTCAGCAGGAACATATCCTCTACCTTTCTCGATTGTCAAATCAAAGTTTAATTTGATTTTTGAATCTAAATTACAGATAACCAATTCTGGATTCAAAACTTGGAAACCTGAAATAAATTTTTGGAAGTCACCAGCTGTTAATTGATCTTTTCCTGAAACAGAAATTGAAACTGACTCATTGTCAATATCTTCAATTTGACGTTTAAAACGTACTTGTTTAAGATTAAGGATAATCTCGGTAACATCCTCAACAACTCCTGAAATAGTAGAAAACTCATGATCTACACCTTCTATGCGAACAGATGTAATTGCATAACCTTCCAATGCTGAAAGCAAAACTCTTCTAAGTGCATTACCAACAGTCAATCCATAACCAGGTTCCAAAGGTCTAAATTCGAATTTTCCTTCAAAATCGGTTGAATCGATCATGATAACTTTATCGGGCTTTTGAAAATTAAATATTGCCATAAATTTCGACTAAGTCAATTATTATTTGTTGTACAACTCTACGATTAATTGTTCTTTAATGTTTTCTGGAATTTGAATTCTAGCAGGTACAGCTACGAAAGTACCTTCTTTAGTATCATTGTTCCATGTAATCCATTCATAAACTTGACTTGAATTAGATAAAGAACGTTCGATAGCTTCTAATGATTTAGATTTTTCACGAACTGCAACTTTATCACCAGGCTTTAGGTGGTAAGAAGGAATATTTACAACTTCATCATTAACAGTAATGTGTCTGTGAGAAACTAATTGTCTAGCACCTCTTCTAGATGGAGCAATTCCCATTCTGAACACTACGTTATCTAATCTTGCTTCACATAATTGTAAAAGAACCTCACCAGTAACACCTTTAGTAGCTGATGCTTTTTTGAATAAACCTCTGAATTGTTTTTCTAAAATTCCATAAGAATATTTAGCTTTTTGCTTCTCCATTAATTGGATAGCGTACTCAGATTTTTTCCCTCTTTTTTTAGCCATCCCGTGTTGCCCAGGAGGGTAATTTCTTTTTCGAAAGCTCTATCGTCTCCGAAAATCGCTTCACCAAATTTACGAGCGATTCTAGTTTTAGGACCAGTATATCTTGCCATTTCTAAATGAATTAATTAAGGTAGAGATTATGAATTCAGGTCAAATCCTTCGATAATCTATTTTCTACCTAGTTATACTTAAATTAAATTATTAAACTCTACGTCTCTTTGGAGGACGACATCCGTTGTGTGGCATTGGAGTAACGTCGATAATTTCAGTTACTTCGATTCCACCGTTATGAATAGAACGGATAGCAGACTCACGTCCGTTACCTGGTCCTTTTACATAAACCTTAACTTTTTTCAATCCAGCTTCAAGAGCTACTTTACTACAATCTTCTGCGGCCATTTGAGCTGCGTATGGAGTGTTCTTTTTAGAACCTCTAAAACCCATTTTACCAGCTGAAGACCAA from Flavobacterium nitratireducens includes:
- the rpsK gene encoding 30S ribosomal protein S11 — encoded protein: MAKATTKKRKVIVESTGEAHISATFNNIIISLTNKKGEVISWSSAGKMGFRGSKKNTPYAAQMAAEDCSKVALEAGLKKVKVYVKGPGNGRESAIRSIHNGGIEVTEIIDVTPMPHNGCRPPKRRRV
- a CDS encoding DNA-directed RNA polymerase subunit alpha, giving the protein MAIFNFQKPDKVIMIDSTDFEGKFEFRPLEPGYGLTVGNALRRVLLSALEGYAITSVRIEGVDHEFSTISGVVEDVTEIILNLKQVRFKRQIEDIDNESVSISVSGKDQLTAGDFQKFISGFQVLNPELVICNLDSKIKLNFDLTIEKGRGYVPAEENKKQNAAIGTIFTDSIFTPVKNVKYAIENFRVEQKTDYEKLVFEIKTDGSINPKDALTEAAKVLIHHFMLFSDERITLEADEIAQTESYDEESLHMRQLLKTKLVDMDLSVRALNCLKAAEVDTLGDLVSFNKNDLMKFRNFGKKSLTELDELVAVKNLTFGMDLTKYKLDKE